In Phocoena sinus isolate mPhoSin1 chromosome X, mPhoSin1.pri, whole genome shotgun sequence, a genomic segment contains:
- the LAS1L gene encoding ribosomal biogenesis protein LAS1L isoform X8 has protein sequence MDRVWSAWCGKCVKEKGSPPLWAQRIVVAWLSRAEWDQVTVYLFSDDHKLQRYALNRITVWRSRLGNELPLAVASTADLVRCKLMDVTGGLGTDELRLLYGMALVRFVNLISERKTKFAKLPLKFLAQEVNIPDWIVELRHELTHKKMPHINDCRRGCYFVLDWLQKTYWCRQLENSLRETWELEEDREETDEEDQEEDKNIVVDDVTEQKPEPKDEEKGAELDVKADGNSEGNKEVDPHWQKAVRHKELYERARELLVSYEEEQFKVLEKFRYLPQAIKAWNNLSPPVECILAELKGITWENREALLDAFLDDGFLIPTFEQLAALQLDYEENVDLNDVLVPRPFSQFWQPLLRGLHSQTFTQALLERMLSELPALGDTGIRPTYILRWTIELIVANTKTGRNARRFSASQWEARKNWRLFNCSASLDWPQVVESCLGSPCWASPQLLQLIFKAMGQVLPDEEQEKLLHICSIYTQSGENNLVQEGSEASPIGKSPYTLDSLYWSLKPAGSSSGPEGEAQQQEEQGSLNDAKEDEKKKQEALEDQMEEEEGEEEEEENDAQKWEEEEEGDDDDDDDDDDDDDDDGEDEEEEDRMEVGPFSMEEESPTAENARLLAQKRGALEGSTWQVSSEDVRWDTFPLGRMPGQTEDPSELMLENYDTMYLLDQPVLDQRLEPPTCKTGKQGKQECSEQGQGRGGQSSP, from the exons ATGGATCGCGTGTGGAGTGCGTGGTGCGGGAAGTGCGTCAAAGAGAAAGGGTCGCCGCCACTCTGGGCCCAGCGCATCGTGGTCGCCTGGCTCAGTAGGGCCGAGTGGGATCAGGTGACAGTGTATCTGTTCTCTGACGACCATAAATTGCAGCGATACGCGCTGAACCGCATCACCGTGTGGAGGAGCAG GTTAGGCAACGAACTCCCCCTGGCAGTGGCTTCTACTGCTGACCTGGTACGCTGTAAGCTCATGGATGTAACTGGTGGCTTGGGCACTGATGAACTTAGACTGCTCTATGGCATGGCATTGGTCAG GTTTGTGAACCTTATCTCGGAGAGGAAAACAAAGTTTGCCAAGCTCCCTCTCAAGTTCCTGGCTCAGGAG GTGAACATTCCAGATTGGATTGTTGAACTTCGCCATGAGTTGACCCACAAGAAAATGCCCCATATAAATGACTGCCGCAGGG GCTGTTACTTTGTCCTGGATTGGCTCCAGAAGACCTACTGGTGCCGCCAACTGGAGAACAGCCTAAGAGAGACCTGGGAGTTGGAGGAGGACAGGGAAGAGACAGATGAAGAAGACCAAGAGGAAGATAAGAACATTGTCGTTGATGACGTCACAGAACAGAAACCAGAGCCTAAGGATGAGGAGAAAGGTGCAGAGCTGGATGTTAAGGCTGATGGAAACAGTGAAGGCAACAAAGAGGTTGATCCACATTGGCAAAAGGCTGTGAGACATAAAGAGTTGTATG AAAGAGCCCGAGAACTGCTGGTATCCTATGAAGAGGAGCAGTTTAAG GTGCTGGAGAAATTTAGGTATTTACCTCAGGCCATTAAGGCGTGGAATAACCTGTCCCCACCTGTAGAATGCATCCTGGCAGAGCTCAAGGGCATTACATGGGAGAACAG GGAGGCTCTGCTAGATGCTTTTCTGGATGACGGCTTTCTCATCCCCACATTTGAACAGTTGGCAGCTTTGCAGTTAGACTATGAAG AAAATGTGGACTTGAATGACGTCCTGGTGCCAAGGCCGTTCTCTCAATTCTGGCAGCCCCTGCTCAGGGGCCTCCACTCCCAGACCTTCACACAGGCCCTGCTGGAAAGGATGCTCTCTGAGCTGCCAGCCTTGGGGGACACTGGGATCCGGCCCACCTACATCCTCAGATGGACCATTGAACTGATCGTGGCTAACACCAAAACTG gaCGGAACGCCCGCCGGTTTTCTGCAAGCCAGTGGGAAGCGAGGAAGAACTGGAGGCTATTCAACTGCTCTGCCTCCCTTGACTGGCCCCAGGTGGTTGAGTCCTGCTTGGGTTCACCTTGCTGGGCCAGCCCCCAACTCCTTCAGCT CATCTTCAAAGCCATGGGGCAGGTCCTGCCAGATGAGGAGCAGGAGAAGCTGCTGCACATTTGTTCCATTTATACCCAGAGTGGAGAAAACAACCTGGTGCAGGAGGGCTCAGAGGCTTCCCCTATTGGGAAGTCTCCATACACACTGGACAGCCTGTACTGGAGCCTCAAACCAGCTGGCTCGAGCTCTGGACCTGAAGGAGAAGCCCAGCAACAGGAGGAACAGGGCAGCCTTAATGATGCCAAGGAAGATGAGAAGAAGAAGCAAGAGGCCTTGGAAGACCagatggaagaggaggagggagaggaggaggaagaggaaaatgatgcccagaagtgggaggaggaggaggaaggtgatgatgatgacgacgatgACGACGACGACGATGATGACGACGACGGCGaagatgaggaggaggaagacaggaTGGAAGTGGGGCCTTTCTCTATGGAGGAAGAGTCCCCCACTGCTGAGAATGCCAGGCTCCTGGCCCAGAAAAGAGGAGCTTTGGAGGGCTCTACATGGCAAGTTAGCTCAG AAGATGTACGATGGGACACTTTCCCCTTAGGCCGAATGCCAGGTCAGACCGAGGACCCATCAGAGCTTATGCTGGAGAATTATGACACCATGTATCTTTTGGACCAGCCTGTGCTAGACCAGCGGCTGGAACCCCCAACATGCAAGACTGG GAAGCAGGGGAAGCAAGAGTGTTCCGAGCAGGGCCAGGGAAGAGGAGGGCAGTCTTCTCCCTAG
- the LAS1L gene encoding ribosomal biogenesis protein LAS1L isoform X7 encodes MDRVWSAWCGKCVKEKGSPPLWAQRIVVAWLSRAEWDQVTVYLFSDDHKLQRYALNRITVWRSRLGNELPLAVASTADLVRCKLMDVTGGLGTDELRLLYGMALVRFVNLISERKTKFAKLPLKFLAQEVNIPDWIVELRHELTHKKMPHINDCRRGCYFVLDWLQKTYWCRQLENSLRETWELEEDREETDEEDQEEDKNIVVDDVTEQKPEPKDEEKGAELDVKADGNSEGNKEVDPHWQKAVRHKELYERARELLVSYEEEQFKVLEKFRYLPQAIKAWNNLSPPVECILAELKGITWENREALLDAFLDDGFLIPTFEQLAALQLDYEDGQTEVQRGEGTDPKSHKNVDLNDVLVPRPFSQFWQPLLRGLHSQTFTQALLERMLSELPALGDTGIRPTYILRWTIELIVANTKTGRNARRFSASQWEARKNWRLFNCSASLDWPQVVESCLGSPCWASPQLLQLIFKAMGQVLPDEEQEKLLHICSIYTQSGENNLVQEGSEASPIGKSPYTLDSLYWSLKPAGSSSGPEGEAQQQEEQGSLNDAKEDEKKKQEALEDQMEEEEGEEEEEENDAQKWEEEEEGDDDDDDDDDDDDDDDGEDEEEEDRMEVGPFSMEEESPTAENARLLAQKRGALEGSTWQVSSEDVRWDTFPLGRMPGQTEDPSELMLENYDTMYLLDQPVLDQRLEPPTCKTGKQGKQECSEQGQGRGGQSSP; translated from the exons ATGGATCGCGTGTGGAGTGCGTGGTGCGGGAAGTGCGTCAAAGAGAAAGGGTCGCCGCCACTCTGGGCCCAGCGCATCGTGGTCGCCTGGCTCAGTAGGGCCGAGTGGGATCAGGTGACAGTGTATCTGTTCTCTGACGACCATAAATTGCAGCGATACGCGCTGAACCGCATCACCGTGTGGAGGAGCAG GTTAGGCAACGAACTCCCCCTGGCAGTGGCTTCTACTGCTGACCTGGTACGCTGTAAGCTCATGGATGTAACTGGTGGCTTGGGCACTGATGAACTTAGACTGCTCTATGGCATGGCATTGGTCAG GTTTGTGAACCTTATCTCGGAGAGGAAAACAAAGTTTGCCAAGCTCCCTCTCAAGTTCCTGGCTCAGGAG GTGAACATTCCAGATTGGATTGTTGAACTTCGCCATGAGTTGACCCACAAGAAAATGCCCCATATAAATGACTGCCGCAGGG GCTGTTACTTTGTCCTGGATTGGCTCCAGAAGACCTACTGGTGCCGCCAACTGGAGAACAGCCTAAGAGAGACCTGGGAGTTGGAGGAGGACAGGGAAGAGACAGATGAAGAAGACCAAGAGGAAGATAAGAACATTGTCGTTGATGACGTCACAGAACAGAAACCAGAGCCTAAGGATGAGGAGAAAGGTGCAGAGCTGGATGTTAAGGCTGATGGAAACAGTGAAGGCAACAAAGAGGTTGATCCACATTGGCAAAAGGCTGTGAGACATAAAGAGTTGTATG AAAGAGCCCGAGAACTGCTGGTATCCTATGAAGAGGAGCAGTTTAAG GTGCTGGAGAAATTTAGGTATTTACCTCAGGCCATTAAGGCGTGGAATAACCTGTCCCCACCTGTAGAATGCATCCTGGCAGAGCTCAAGGGCATTACATGGGAGAACAG GGAGGCTCTGCTAGATGCTTTTCTGGATGACGGCTTTCTCATCCCCACATTTGAACAGTTGGCAGCTTTGCAGTTAGACTATGAAG ATGGGcagactgaggtccagagaggggaaggtactgacccaaagtcacaca AAAATGTGGACTTGAATGACGTCCTGGTGCCAAGGCCGTTCTCTCAATTCTGGCAGCCCCTGCTCAGGGGCCTCCACTCCCAGACCTTCACACAGGCCCTGCTGGAAAGGATGCTCTCTGAGCTGCCAGCCTTGGGGGACACTGGGATCCGGCCCACCTACATCCTCAGATGGACCATTGAACTGATCGTGGCTAACACCAAAACTG gaCGGAACGCCCGCCGGTTTTCTGCAAGCCAGTGGGAAGCGAGGAAGAACTGGAGGCTATTCAACTGCTCTGCCTCCCTTGACTGGCCCCAGGTGGTTGAGTCCTGCTTGGGTTCACCTTGCTGGGCCAGCCCCCAACTCCTTCAGCT CATCTTCAAAGCCATGGGGCAGGTCCTGCCAGATGAGGAGCAGGAGAAGCTGCTGCACATTTGTTCCATTTATACCCAGAGTGGAGAAAACAACCTGGTGCAGGAGGGCTCAGAGGCTTCCCCTATTGGGAAGTCTCCATACACACTGGACAGCCTGTACTGGAGCCTCAAACCAGCTGGCTCGAGCTCTGGACCTGAAGGAGAAGCCCAGCAACAGGAGGAACAGGGCAGCCTTAATGATGCCAAGGAAGATGAGAAGAAGAAGCAAGAGGCCTTGGAAGACCagatggaagaggaggagggagaggaggaggaagaggaaaatgatgcccagaagtgggaggaggaggaggaaggtgatgatgatgacgacgatgACGACGACGACGATGATGACGACGACGGCGaagatgaggaggaggaagacaggaTGGAAGTGGGGCCTTTCTCTATGGAGGAAGAGTCCCCCACTGCTGAGAATGCCAGGCTCCTGGCCCAGAAAAGAGGAGCTTTGGAGGGCTCTACATGGCAAGTTAGCTCAG AAGATGTACGATGGGACACTTTCCCCTTAGGCCGAATGCCAGGTCAGACCGAGGACCCATCAGAGCTTATGCTGGAGAATTATGACACCATGTATCTTTTGGACCAGCCTGTGCTAGACCAGCGGCTGGAACCCCCAACATGCAAGACTGG GAAGCAGGGGAAGCAAGAGTGTTCCGAGCAGGGCCAGGGAAGAGGAGGGCAGTCTTCTCCCTAG